The DNA sequence GTGTATCGCCATATATGTAACTTTTGGAGTAGTCCCAAGCCTTAACTCTAGATCTAATTCCTGTCGTTGATCCAGAAGAGGGGAAATAGAGCTAGGGCTTGTTGGGGTTGTCATTTGTGGTACCTTTGTCTCATGATCAGCTCTTCCTTCTTGTGAAACATCGGTAGCGGCCTTTGCCGTTGGCTGCACAAAGATCAGaagtgccgccgccgctgccaatGGATGATCCAAACGCCTCCTCTTTTTCCTGGCTGACTGCACGCTGTCGCCATCGTCATGACGATCACACTGATGATCATCTATGGCCGCCTGATCTTCTCTCATCTCCGCCACAGAGTGATCTGGTATGGGCATGAAGAgcttgttcttgctctcctTGATAATTGTTGATAAGTAGGAAGTAGGAGTGGTGGTGTTGGCATCCCCATCCTGGCCCATGGCTGCTGCTGAGCCGGCAGTAGTAGTACCTGCAGCTGCAGTAGTAGTAGTCGGCGTGGTAGTGGTGCTAGGGTTAGAGGCTGCTGCTGCCCTGTACAGGAGAGCACCTTGCTGTGGGTGTGACTGATCGTCGTTGGGGGCGTGCACGTCATCAGGGGACGACGAGCCCCCCTGCCGGAGAAGAGCCCGGTCACGGCGGTGGACGTTCATGTGGCCACCGAGCGCCTGCGCCGACCGGAACTCGCGCTGGCAGAAGGTGCACGAGTAAGAGCGCGGCGGCCACACGCAGCCGCCGAGGTGCGCCGCCGCATCACGCGCAAAGGCCTGCTCCTCCCACGACGGTTCGCTGCTGCCGCCGTACGCCGCTGCCCAAGCAGAGATGGGGCTCGCGGtgctggtgctgctgctgctgcttgctcCCCACATGCCCCAGTACTTGCCTGTTTGATccatggcggtggcggtggaggAGTTCATGTGATTGAGAGAGCTATCGATCTATCTGTTGCtgcaaacttgtcaactctaGACTCTAGAGAGACATATGCAACTGATGATAGCTACTGGCCTAGCTAGATCACGGACAAAGAAAATTGGAGATGGAATGAGGAAGATAGAAAATaaagggagaggagaggagaggagaggagaagagaacatacataagagaagaagatgatgatgatgacggaGGTCAGTAATTTGTATGATTAGATGACAAGTCTTCTCAAGCCTGTTGTTTAGGTATTATTGATGGTTGCGTGTACCCTTTTTCGTCTCAGCTCCCATCTCTGTCTCGCTATTAAGCTTCTAGCAGGCATCTCAATTAGTAATTGGTTTACTGGCACTGAAGTagtagattttttttatatgcATGCAGCATGGCATGGTCTTTCTTCCTTCCTTGTAAACAAAGCCTTTGGAATGTATGTATGCGTACTAGCTACAAGTTGGTCCTGATCGATAATTGAATAATTCAATTTGAGTTGATTAGATGCTGCATGCGCTGCTTACCTATCCTGTACGTCTGACTGGCTAGTCGTCCTCCTATATATGTTCACTGGTGTTTCCACATATTTTATCATCTGGCTAGTCCTCTGTATATATGTTCAGTGCTGAAAAGAGTAGTGACATTAGGGGTGTGAGGACTTTCAGCATACATGCATGTAGACCGGATTCAGTAGTTGAAAGCTCCAGCTTGTGATGATGTCGAAGCGCTGTTCGTTCCTGCTCGTTATGAGAAGTTTATTATTAGGCGAAGATATATTTTACTAGAGTTTCATTTGCATTTAATATGTTACCACATGTATATAAGAGTTTTTTATGATTTGGCAACGTTTTTAATAAAAGAGAGAATAAGTGAGTTTCATGAGGATGAAATAAATAACTCTCTTCTCTTGATTACCAACTCAAGATGAATCATAGAATTAAATGTCGATCTatgaaacaaaagaatgaaATATTGCATTGAGAGTGATGCTTTTATCCATGTTTTATTGCAGTCAACGCTATGAAAATCTGCACTGAGAATGTCCTTAATTAGTTCCAATCTCTCAATAAATTAATCATATGGTGTGTCATTTCAGTCCATTTTATTAAGCTTTGGTGTGGGTCACCCCAGTTGGTCTAACAAATGAAACTTTGTGATTCAGCAGAGTATCCAATGTTCTCTGACGCAACTATAAAAAGGACGTCAAGTAATCAAGTTTTAAAACATACATATTATTGATAATCATTACCTGGTTTGCCAGGGATATTAAGTGTGGACCAACCAATACTTTGGAGAGAGAGAGGTAGTACAGAGCTATGGGCTCCATAGCGCTTGCAGAATTCAACGGGGATTCCAGTATATGCATTTGATCTGTGTTTGACTAATTATTAGGAGTTGAATTCTCTGGCTAattttcttgctagtgctttttTAGGTGATAAGGaagttttatttaaaataatAAAGTTTCGACTTCTGAAATAAGACAGAACACATAGTGTCACAGGCTACTTTATGTAGTATATCACAGATATTCGCTATCATTTACTAATCGGTCAGTAATCATAACGTATAAGAATTATCACTTGTGGATCTAACCAAGATGCACATCACGAATGTAATGTGAGGACATGATTGTGTCAATTACTAATCATTACATGCTTTGTTGTGTCTTGATTCCTACTAACACAAATTAAACTAGCTAGTTTCAGTGTACATAATCTTAGGAAAATGTTTTAAATTTTAGACAAAAGGGAGCACGATGCAATAAAATTACACTGCCTGGCCTAAATTTCTTAGACGAAGGGAACCAATATTGATAACATTATAATCGCAAATGAGATCGATCAAGGCAGCCATGCATGATTAGCAGTTTACTTTTACGGATATATGCACTAATAGTTTAGTGAAAATTTTGTAAGTGTATAAAATATACATGTCGAATAAACCAACAGGATATATTTGTTAGTTTCATGTCGATCGGTTTAGCCCCTGGAGACAGTTTCTGTGGGTTAATTTACTTTGGAAGCCGATATGTAGGAATAGGCTGATGAAccataaaattttaaaaaaatggtaGTGTGTTCAGCTGGAAGCTAATTAAGATGGGAACATATCTAGTGCAAACCACAACCTCCATGAAAACCTGTGCAAACCATAGCAAAAAAGTTGtctaaattcataaaaaaatcacacatgtagatgatttgatgatacacaacattgtaaaatatcttgtccaaactcaactttgtttgtgagatataaaaataacaaatttctagCCAGAAAGGTGTCCATAGGATTTGttagaaatttgttatttttatatctcacaaacgaattcgagtttggataagatattttacaaggttgtgtatcatcatatcatttacatgtgtgatttttttggtAAATTTAGATGACTTTTTTGCCATGGTTTGCACAGGTTTTCACGAAAGTTGTGGTTTGCACTAGATATATTCCCAATTAAGATAAGAGATGGTAAGCTAGAATTTTTTCAAAATCAAGAAGTTGTGAATTACCTAGTTTATTTGGGGGATAATCGATCCGTCCAGAACAATATATAGCTGAACAATGCAAGCCGGTTATATTTTTTCTCGCAAACACAAAAGATTTACATATCATTATAATTAATATAAGGAGAGTTTAGACGAACACATGACACGCTTCTAGAGCGCCTAGGAGGTCTTACGgggaataataataataataataataataataataataataataataataataataataataataataataataataataataataataataataataataataataataataataataataataataataataataataataataataataataataataataataataataataataataataataataataataataataataataattattattattattattattattattattattattattattattattattattattagggTTTTAGGGAGGTTGTCCTTGCTAATAGTATTGTATGAGAGAGAATGCTATATAAACTTCTCCCTGTTGGCTATCAATCAGCACATGTGCATGATCTCATTGATCGTCATGGTagataattaattaataaaggtGATGGCTAGATGCTTAATTAAATTAGTGCCCTGCCGTACTTGATCAGTTGATTAAGGCATATGGACTGTTATCTAGCAGCTAGCTAGTCGCTGGGGTCATAATAAAGCTGATGCTTGTGCGATGTGTGTTTGTCACTTTGTCCGATCCTGACTGAATGCATCCACATGCATGTGACCAGCTAGCAGCTACATATACTGATGATGACCCATCCATCGGTCTGGATCTGCAGCTACATATATTAGCTGAATTATATGTACACAACATTCATTCGTTCATTCATCCATTCAAGTAATTCCGTCTCCTTTGTCTCGACACCAGTCAACACGTACTACTAGTTTACCTTAATTTACCTGCTGTGTCGATCCCTGCGTTCAGATATATACATGCGTGCCTGCCTCTgcctttggtcgtcctctctGTTTGCCTTGCCTAATATAAGTACAACACCTTTAATATATCTGTTTATGCAGTGACTGACGTACTCCATCAGCCCGTACACATAATATTCGCTGTCAGTAGCCGTTCATGTGGATGCTGCAGTTCGCTTCTTGTCTCATTATTGCATGATACATGCATGCTGGATCATCATATGAATATATAGTTGAGCTGTGTATATTTGTCATACCTGATGAAATAGCTGCTTGTTTGCTTGCAAGTGTGTGTACACATATATCATGTTTGCATCGACTGTAAATTTGTTTTATCTCCATGAATCGATCGATCGATATCTCCTCTCTGCTTGCATGCACTGAATTCCTGCAGCACCTGCTGATGACAATGACACACACATACAATGGTGCCGAAGTATATAATTCGAGGAAACGAATAATGATACTGTACATATGATGCACCGATCGATCTGAGTGAGATTCGTTCTCATATTGCTAGCTAGTGCTACCGCCCTGTGTGGATGCATGCAAGATCCTTTTTCTGCACCCCTACTGTTGTCATTTGAACGGGTAGTTTTAgcgttgtttagttcccacctaaaaacttttcacctcaTCACATCGAgtatttagacatatgcatagaacattaattatagactaaaaattactaattgcacagttggcATGTATTTTGCGAGATAAAATTTTAAGCTATAAATATGCTACAGTACACAAAACTTTTCTTTTCGTCAACTAAACAAAATCTTTGTTTTTATCGATCTGTTCATATAATGCATCCTAGGTAGCTAGACAGACCGATCGATTGGATCTTGTTACTTGGTCAGTTGGCCTCTAGATAGCTTTGCATGCACTACTGATCATATATGTCATAAGACACATTCAGAGATCAGAAGTACTGGCTACGATCGACACTACACACCGGCCGGCAGTTTTCTTAATTAGAGTGCTGCTGGCTGGACATGGATCGTATTACATGAGCCAGCAAAGATTCTTGCTTGCTTGTCTCATTCTCTGTCACACATACAGTACACTCCATCCGTCACTACTGTGCCCATGTACTCCACAGCGATAGATCGACCCTACACACACACATATTATATATACGTACGTGCGTACTCTGAACTGAAAGCTGCTTTACAATAGCAGGCAGCTAGCATGATGCATGATATAATGGAGTGTGAGAATGATTGTTCATGTGCTCAGCTCAGCTGGTCAGCTAGCTCCATCGATCTCGACGAAATGTAATGCATGTAATAAACCATCCATACAGGGCACGCACTATACTCTGtacatgtatgtatgtatatatgtacactCGTCGTTGCTGGCTCTGCAGGAGCACTGCACTAGGTACAGGTATAGTAGCTGTCTAATACAGCCGTCGTTTGCCAGCCAGAAGAATATAACAATTGGTATATTACAGGTGCCTGAAATTTAAATGTTTTTCAGGCGACGAATCTGAGCCGTTAGATTATATACAACGTCCCTAGCTCATCTTCTTCCATCCGATTGCTGCATCCCGCCCACTTCCCCGCCGACAGCGAAGCCCTACCGCGCCCGCAGCGACTTCCCTCCCctcacccccccccctccccctccaTCTGCAGTCTGCTCCAACAACTTCGGTGAACGGCTGCGACGCCCCTGTCCCAACCTAGCCCAATCGCCTCTAATATCGTCAGGGTCCCTAAACCATCCTCCACCATCCCCACCGCTAAGCTGGCCTACCTCCCTGGGTGCCACCTTTCTAAGCTTGCCGGAGTTGGAAGGGAGATAGGTGAGCTCACCGGAACCCTAGATCTacgaggaggaagaggacgcCTACCTCGCCTGGATCCGCACTGCTGCTGCCAGAGGGAACAAAGGGAGCACGCGTGGGGAGCCATGTCGGGGCACTATGCCGAGGACCTTCCTCGTTGGGGCCGCTCCGGAGGGAGCAtcaagagagagagggagagagagagagagagggaaggaGTTGTCGCGCGCCTAAAGGAGGCCCCTCGTTTCAGGCGTATGATGTTTAGGAAAGGTAGAAGAATACTATTAATATAATACTATTATTTTTAGTAGGAGATTAACTCGGTCTTTAAGAAAATGAATAATAGCGGTTATTACATACTAGGGTTACCAGTTTGGAGTAAAAAATGAGAAAGTAGCTCTAAACTTAGAGGGATAAGAACTTTTCACATCTACATCAACTAGCAATATGACACTAATTGATATTATACCTTCCACCTTTATTAATGGGCCTAATAAACAATGAAaaccattagtaaataaaaacaCGGTCTTTGGGATTTATAAGAATTATTGCATATGGGATTTGAGCGTTAAATAGAAATAGAGATTTTATTAATTTtgggaattaattaattttatggataaaataattccaTATAAGTcttgaattattatttaagccgtGAAAAGTACTTCAAAAATCTGGAGAAAATTCTCAAAGACATTATGGAATATTAGGAACCCAAGTAAAG is a window from the Sorghum bicolor cultivar BTx623 chromosome 5, Sorghum_bicolor_NCBIv3, whole genome shotgun sequence genome containing:
- the LOC8086042 gene encoding zinc finger protein 10, whose amino-acid sequence is MNSSTATAMDQTGKYWGMWGASSSSSTSTASPISAWAAAYGGSSEPSWEEQAFARDAAAHLGGCVWPPRSYSCTFCQREFRSAQALGGHMNVHRRDRALLRQGGSSSPDDVHAPNDDQSHPQQGALLYRAAAASNPSTTTTPTTTTAAAGTTTAGSAAAMGQDGDANTTTPTSYLSTIIKESKNKLFMPIPDHSVAEMREDQAAIDDHQCDRHDDGDSVQSARKKRRRLDHPLAAAAALLIFVQPTAKAATDVSQEGRADHETKVPQMTTPTSPSSISPLLDQRQELDLELRLGTTPKVTYMAIHKAS